A part of Olleya sp. Bg11-27 genomic DNA contains:
- a CDS encoding SMI1/KNR4 family protein, translating to MRNITAYTANLKEMKWNDFNFDPIAIDTLVKLENPEHYKNSFSFRDALLKAVQEFSNKEVYKLLVITPDNISTTNFYGIAFLEGKNILTLQIENTPIFKEWFDDIDLDKDDAGKTTPKIYSFAENLYSSQSTSNITEGLIYKDTGAFITQFIPNQFIAEKLAKEKADFLEPFIQLNANSNFEDISQNFKKLIDIKGLNVFPPKNNEAIYNAFEKEANFPFPSLIKDYLSLHNGIENFPIMSAEKIVKEWKSWKNVYDNWTQDELLDTYSTNKGKTLLMYTTPYWIPFFDLENGNFLALDFAPNTMGVSGQVIRFGADQDIGYIEADSLNTFIKSLLGEQVEMEDENGLVITNRS from the coding sequence ATGAGAAATATTACTGCATATACAGCTAATTTAAAGGAGATGAAATGGAATGATTTTAATTTTGATCCAATCGCCATAGACACACTTGTTAAACTAGAAAACCCCGAGCACTACAAGAATAGTTTTTCTTTTAGAGATGCCCTGCTAAAAGCTGTGCAAGAATTTTCAAACAAAGAAGTTTACAAACTATTAGTCATTACTCCTGACAACATATCTACTACCAATTTTTATGGTATTGCCTTTTTAGAAGGTAAAAACATCTTAACCTTACAAATTGAAAACACTCCAATTTTTAAAGAATGGTTTGATGACATAGACCTTGATAAAGACGATGCAGGTAAAACGACGCCTAAAATCTATTCTTTTGCAGAAAATTTATATAGTAGTCAATCAACTTCAAATATTACAGAAGGGTTAATTTATAAAGACACAGGTGCCTTTATTACTCAATTTATTCCGAATCAATTTATTGCTGAAAAATTAGCCAAAGAAAAAGCAGATTTTCTAGAGCCATTCATTCAATTAAATGCCAACAGTAATTTTGAAGACATCTCCCAAAACTTTAAAAAACTTATAGACATTAAAGGGCTAAACGTTTTTCCTCCAAAAAACAATGAGGCTATTTATAATGCATTTGAAAAAGAAGCCAACTTCCCATTCCCTTCGTTAATAAAAGATTATTTATCGTTACACAATGGTATTGAAAACTTTCCAATTATGAGTGCCGAAAAAATAGTAAAAGAATGGAAAAGTTGGAAAAATGTTTATGACAACTGGACACAGGACGAGTTATTAGATACATACAGTACAAACAAAGGCAAAACCTTACTTATGTACACAACCCCTTATTGGATTCCCTTCTTTGACTTAGAAAACGGTAATTTTTTAGCCTTAGATTTTGCTCCAAATACTATGGGTGTTTCTGGCCAAGTTATTCGTTTTGGTGCCGACCAAGACATTGGTTATATTGAAGCAGACAGTTTAAACACCTTTATCAAAAGCTTATTAGGAGAACAAGTTGAAATGGAAGATGAGAATGGTTTAGTAATAACTAATAGGTCTTAA
- a CDS encoding DUF1266 domain-containing protein, whose translation MTQEITPKIQDQLNLSALILKKNYKNADLTSWSGFDLENQMHVKQAKRLLSLFGIKSGLHLRNSLQRYENGQMVSHNFEKLASEFRMSTTTDFDAKYNAEENQITKGIYKMVWKYRFSLRKEKLIGYEMAYYIFQMRLGHVLGFMDTDEIILRLEEANDTIKSTFSSWSDFHRNVCLGDEYVLGATEQDVSKFPGTATLWECYQRLHIEHADWFKTWKK comes from the coding sequence ATGACACAAGAGATAACACCCAAAATACAAGACCAATTAAATTTATCGGCCTTGATTTTAAAAAAAAATTATAAAAACGCAGATTTAACAAGTTGGTCTGGCTTTGACTTAGAAAACCAAATGCATGTAAAGCAAGCCAAACGCCTTTTAAGTTTATTTGGCATAAAATCTGGTTTGCATTTACGTAATAGTTTACAACGTTATGAAAACGGACAAATGGTATCTCATAATTTTGAAAAACTTGCTTCAGAGTTTCGTATGAGTACCACAACCGACTTTGATGCCAAATACAATGCCGAAGAAAATCAAATAACAAAAGGCATCTATAAAATGGTGTGGAAATACCGTTTTAGCTTAAGAAAAGAGAAACTTATTGGATACGAAATGGCCTACTATATTTTTCAAATGCGTTTAGGTCACGTATTAGGTTTTATGGATACAGATGAAATCATTTTACGTTTAGAAGAAGCTAATGACACTATAAAATCGACCTTTTCAAGTTGGAGCGATTTTCACCGTAACGTATGTTTAGGCGATGAATACGTTTTGGGAGCAACAGAACAAGATGTTAGCAAATTTCCAGGAACAGCAACGCTTTGGGAATGCTACCAACGTTTACATATAGAACATGCCGATTGGTTTAAAACATGGAAAAAATGA
- a CDS encoding uracil-DNA glycosylase family protein codes for MFKHTHPYQPFIQKDTQKLIVGTLPPPRFTTGDLLEKDVDFCYGSYYNSLWLFIDKIHDLGLRFDNSQEAIEERKAFLITHKIGVCDIVDSAERKKIDASDLGMTNIKLRDVIGYLKKYPSIDTLLFTGGNSKNGPEYFFRKHIKDYNIKLELVSKVTPKIHQFVMPNLIAKKEESPDQKRVIKTVSLTSGSGAANIAIGSNPLYKQLKASNPKFNTFDFRVLQYREFFQ; via the coding sequence ATGTTTAAACATACGCATCCATACCAACCTTTTATACAAAAGGATACCCAAAAGTTAATTGTAGGGACATTACCTCCTCCACGCTTTACAACAGGCGACTTATTGGAAAAGGATGTTGATTTTTGTTATGGGAGTTACTACAATAGTTTATGGTTGTTTATCGATAAAATTCATGATTTAGGTCTACGTTTTGATAACTCTCAAGAAGCTATTGAAGAGCGGAAAGCATTTTTAATAACACATAAAATAGGAGTCTGTGATATTGTGGATAGTGCCGAACGCAAAAAAATTGATGCATCAGATTTAGGAATGACCAATATTAAACTAAGAGATGTTATTGGGTATTTGAAAAAATATCCAAGCATAGATACGCTGCTTTTTACAGGAGGAAATAGTAAAAATGGGCCAGAGTATTTTTTTAGAAAACATATAAAGGATTATAATATCAAGTTAGAATTGGTTAGTAAAGTAACTCCTAAGATTCATCAATTTGTGATGCCTAATCTTATAGCAAAAAAGGAAGAATCTCCTGATCAAAAAAGAGTCATTAAAACGGTATCCTTAACCTCTGGTTCTGGAGCCGCAAATATAGCAATAGGCAGCAATCCACTATATAAACAACTAAAAGCTAGCAACCCAAAATTTAATACGTTTGACTTTAGAGTACTACAGTATCGCGAGTTCTTCCAATAA
- the tssD gene encoding type VI secretion system tube protein TssD, whose protein sequence is MKEVKPIERIELLIKKEANTEKLFTLNQCDYNFSSNYYSEQDEQDRTLDVNLSGAINEAIDTFFLEWISNHPGDWSGSLKIYHQNQEEPTAFFNFEKAIVTNLNQSFVAEDEYARSYSYFNAILKGVVLNDVKIN, encoded by the coding sequence ATGAAAGAAGTAAAACCAATAGAGCGAATAGAATTATTAATAAAAAAAGAAGCTAATACTGAAAAGTTATTTACGTTGAATCAATGTGATTACAATTTTTCATCTAATTATTACTCAGAGCAAGATGAACAAGATCGGACTTTAGATGTTAATCTTTCTGGCGCTATCAATGAGGCTATTGATACTTTCTTTTTAGAATGGATTTCTAATCACCCCGGCGATTGGTCTGGATCGTTAAAAATTTATCATCAAAACCAAGAGGAACCTACTGCCTTCTTTAATTTTGAAAAAGCGATAGTAACTAATCTTAATCAATCTTTTGTGGCTGAAGATGAGTACGCGCGATCTTATTCTTACTTCAATGCTATTCTTAAAGGCGTTGTTTTAAATGATGTAAAAATTAATTAA
- a CDS encoding phosphodiester glycosidase family protein encodes MNNLIGKINLLGYNNRNIIKSFLYLILAASTIIFLSSFKFSEDTIVWDKIDDGLYYAEYNAPIQSNFGDSKINILKIAPSLYNLNLLTAQENEAQTRTAKDWSNQKKQIAVINAGMYMTDHSTNVGYMKNFDVINNGRVSRDNTVAAFNRKNDSVPEFQIIDLKCQNWEQLKTQYNSFTQSIRMMDCNQNNKWSQQNKKWSMVVIGKDKKGNVLFIFVRSPYSVHNFIDMLSNSSLDLYNLMYLEGGPEASFYLNHNGTKVERMGSYETGFNENDKNNDFWKIPNVIGISKK; translated from the coding sequence ATGAATAACTTAATAGGAAAAATAAATCTTTTAGGATATAATAATCGGAATATCATAAAAAGCTTTTTGTACCTAATACTTGCGGCAAGTACAATCATTTTTCTATCCTCTTTTAAATTTTCTGAAGACACTATTGTTTGGGATAAAATTGATGACGGTTTGTATTATGCAGAATATAACGCTCCAATACAATCTAATTTTGGAGATAGTAAAATTAATATCTTGAAAATTGCTCCATCGTTATATAACTTAAATTTATTAACAGCTCAAGAAAATGAAGCGCAAACTAGAACTGCTAAAGACTGGTCTAATCAAAAAAAACAAATAGCTGTAATTAATGCCGGAATGTATATGACGGACCATTCTACAAATGTGGGATACATGAAAAATTTTGATGTTATTAATAATGGAAGGGTCAGTCGTGATAATACCGTTGCAGCATTTAATAGAAAAAATGATAGTGTTCCCGAATTTCAGATTATTGATCTAAAATGTCAAAATTGGGAACAGCTAAAAACGCAATACAATTCATTTACACAATCGATAAGAATGATGGATTGTAATCAAAACAATAAATGGAGCCAACAAAACAAAAAGTGGAGTATGGTTGTTATTGGAAAAGATAAAAAAGGTAATGTGTTGTTTATTTTTGTGCGGTCGCCTTATTCAGTTCATAATTTTATAGATATGCTTTCAAATTCCTCTCTTGATTTATATAACTTAATGTATTTAGAAGGTGGGCCAGAAGCCTCTTTTTATCTTAACCATAATGGAACTAAGGTAGAGCGAATGGGGAGTTACGAAACTGGTTTTAATGAAAACGATAAGAATAACGATTTTTGGAAAATTCCAAATGTGATCGGAATCTCTAAAAAATAG
- a CDS encoding 30S ribosomal protein THX — MGKGDKKSRRGKINRGTFGVRRPRIKKQVRPETKIDIDKKGAVRP, encoded by the coding sequence ATGGGTAAAGGAGATAAAAAATCGAGACGTGGAAAAATTAATAGAGGAACTTTTGGAGTGAGACGTCCACGAATTAAAAAGCAAGTAAGACCAGAAACTAAAATCGATATTGATAAAAAAGGGGCGGTTAGACCTTAA
- the yaaA gene encoding peroxide stress protein YaaA, with the protein MKLVISPAKSLDFESKLPTTKATESLFLEQSKKLNTVLKKQTPQDLSKLMSISDKLAQLNYQRNQDWTLPFTKDNARPAIYSFNGDVYKGLDAYNIPDDKLELTQNTVRILSGLYGVLKPLDLIQPYRLEMGTKLTVGSNKNLYEFWKKDIVKALNEALEEDELFLNLASNEYFKAVDTKALKVPVVTANFKEFKNGKLKIISFYAKEARGLMAKYVIDTNAKTIDDLKQFNYNNYQFDGNLSTEKDLVFTR; encoded by the coding sequence ATGAAACTAGTCATATCTCCAGCAAAATCATTAGATTTTGAATCTAAATTGCCAACAACAAAAGCGACAGAATCTTTATTTTTAGAACAATCTAAAAAGTTAAATACGGTATTAAAAAAGCAAACACCGCAAGACTTATCTAAATTGATGAGTATTAGTGATAAATTAGCACAGTTAAATTACCAGCGTAATCAAGACTGGACATTACCATTTACAAAAGACAATGCAAGACCGGCCATTTACTCGTTTAACGGAGATGTTTATAAAGGATTAGATGCTTACAATATTCCGGATGATAAGTTAGAGTTGACTCAAAACACAGTAAGGATTTTATCAGGGCTTTATGGGGTATTAAAACCATTGGATTTAATACAGCCTTACCGATTAGAAATGGGAACAAAGCTAACTGTAGGAAGCAATAAAAATTTATATGAGTTTTGGAAAAAAGATATTGTAAAAGCTTTAAATGAAGCGCTTGAAGAGGACGAGTTATTTTTAAATTTAGCCTCTAACGAGTATTTTAAAGCTGTAGATACCAAAGCACTTAAAGTACCAGTAGTGACGGCTAATTTTAAAGAGTTTAAAAATGGTAAGCTAAAAATAATATCTTTCTATGCTAAGGAAGCTCGTGGTTTAATGGCTAAATATGTCATTGATACCAACGCAAAAACAATAGACGATTTAAAACAATTTAATTATAATAACTATCAATTTGATGGAAACCTCTCAACCGAAAAAGACTTGGTCTTTACAAGATAA
- a CDS encoding RluA family pseudouridine synthase — translation MNDYTPELPEEEEGTLYEHHSFVADKGQKPLRIDKWLMNKIENATRNKIQDAAKNGSIFVNETPVKSNYKVKPDDAIAVRLAYPPHENLLVGEDLPLDVVYEDDQLLVVNKPAGMVVHPGHGNYSGTLINALIFHFDNLPNNSSDRPGLVHRIDKDTSGLLVVAKTEVAMAHLSAQFKAKTSEREYVAIVWGNMDEEEGTIEGNIGRHPKNRLQNTVFFDDDADKGKPAVTHYKVIERLGYVTLVSCKLETGRTHQIRVHMKYIGHTLFNDERYGGNLILKGTTFTKYKQFVDNCFKVLPRQALHAKTLGFVHPTTNKFMSFESPIPEDIANCIEKWRGYSKHME, via the coding sequence ATGAACGACTATACACCAGAATTACCCGAAGAAGAAGAAGGAACGTTATACGAGCATCACTCGTTTGTAGCCGACAAAGGTCAAAAACCATTACGAATAGATAAATGGTTGATGAACAAAATCGAAAATGCGACACGTAACAAAATCCAAGATGCTGCCAAAAATGGAAGCATATTTGTAAACGAGACTCCAGTAAAATCTAATTACAAAGTTAAGCCAGACGATGCCATTGCAGTCCGTCTAGCGTATCCACCACACGAAAATCTTTTAGTAGGCGAGGACCTACCTTTGGACGTTGTGTATGAAGACGACCAATTATTAGTCGTTAACAAACCAGCAGGTATGGTTGTACATCCAGGACACGGTAATTATTCTGGGACATTGATAAATGCATTAATATTTCATTTTGATAACTTACCAAATAACTCTAGTGATCGTCCAGGATTAGTCCACAGGATAGATAAAGATACCTCAGGATTGTTAGTTGTTGCCAAAACAGAAGTTGCTATGGCACATCTGTCAGCACAATTTAAAGCCAAAACTAGCGAACGTGAATACGTAGCCATAGTTTGGGGGAATATGGATGAGGAAGAAGGGACAATAGAAGGTAATATTGGTCGTCACCCAAAAAACAGACTACAAAACACCGTGTTTTTTGACGATGATGCAGATAAAGGTAAACCGGCAGTAACACACTATAAAGTGATAGAGCGTTTAGGTTATGTGACCTTAGTCAGTTGTAAGTTAGAAACTGGACGTACGCATCAGATCCGTGTGCACATGAAATACATTGGACACACTTTGTTTAATGACGAACGTTATGGCGGAAATCTAATTTTAAAAGGAACCACATTTACAAAATACAAACAATTTGTAGATAACTGTTTTAAAGTATTACCACGTCAAGCCTTACATGCAAAAACGTTAGGGTTTGTGCATCCAACAACAAATAAATTTATGAGCTTTGAGTCTCCAATTCCAGAAGATATAGCAAACTGTATCGAAAAATGGAGAGGGTATTCAAAACACATGGAATAA
- a CDS encoding PASTA domain-containing protein translates to MSVISFLKSKAFFKQLAIAVVAMVVIVFLMLKWLDITTNNGKFETVPDLTGKSIKVAEIELKQNNLVMQIQDSANFNPNYPKFSVIEQDPKVNAQVKENRKIYITLNPSGYRKIAVPDLRQKSFRQAKPMIEALGFKVGKTTYIDNIGKDMVLSLRYKGNVLDPNTKLPKTSVIDVVLGNGNRPGGN, encoded by the coding sequence ATGAGTGTAATCAGTTTTCTTAAAAGTAAAGCGTTTTTTAAACAATTAGCAATAGCGGTAGTCGCAATGGTTGTTATCGTGTTTTTGATGCTTAAGTGGTTGGATATAACGACTAATAATGGCAAGTTTGAAACCGTTCCAGATTTGACAGGAAAATCTATTAAAGTAGCAGAGATTGAGCTAAAACAAAACAATTTGGTAATGCAAATACAAGACTCGGCTAATTTTAACCCTAATTACCCAAAGTTTTCTGTTATAGAGCAGGACCCAAAAGTAAATGCACAAGTAAAAGAAAACCGTAAAATATATATCACCTTAAATCCCTCTGGATACCGTAAGATAGCAGTGCCTGATTTGCGTCAAAAAAGTTTTAGACAAGCAAAACCAATGATAGAAGCTTTAGGCTTTAAAGTTGGAAAAACAACTTATATCGATAATATAGGAAAAGACATGGTCTTAAGCCTACGTTATAAAGGCAATGTTTTAGACCCCAATACAAAACTACCAAAAACATCAGTAATTGATGTAGTTTTGGGTAACGGTAATCGTCCAGGAGGTAATTAA
- a CDS encoding D-alanine--D-alanine ligase, giving the protein MKKNIAIIMGGYSSEYKISLNSGNVVYQNLDNTKYNAFRVHIFKDKWVYVDDNNTEFTIDKNDFSVVINDTKTTFDCVFNAIHGSPGEDGFMQGYFALITMPQTSCDMYQAGLTFNKRDCLSVLKPYGILTAESYYLNLGDVINETEIVAKVGLPCFVKANKAGSSFGISKVHKKEDLQQAIAVAFKEDDEIIIESFLDGVEVSVGVITYKGETKVLPITEIVSENDFFDYEAKYLGKSQEITPARLTKTQEEQVNTVAKKVYEVLKMKGFSRSEFIFKDGEPHLLEMNTIPGLTTASILPQQAKAAGITMEDLFSSAIEEALK; this is encoded by the coding sequence ATGAAAAAAAACATTGCCATAATAATGGGAGGTTATTCTAGCGAATATAAGATCTCTCTTAACAGCGGAAACGTTGTTTATCAAAATTTGGACAACACAAAATATAATGCTTTTCGTGTTCATATTTTTAAAGATAAATGGGTGTATGTTGATGATAACAACACCGAATTTACTATAGATAAAAATGATTTCTCCGTTGTTATAAATGACACAAAAACAACGTTTGATTGCGTCTTTAACGCCATACATGGTAGTCCTGGAGAAGATGGTTTTATGCAAGGTTACTTTGCCTTAATAACTATGCCACAAACTAGCTGTGACATGTATCAAGCGGGTTTAACCTTTAATAAAAGAGACTGTTTAAGTGTTTTAAAACCTTACGGAATTTTAACCGCTGAGAGTTATTATCTTAATCTTGGAGATGTTATTAATGAAACTGAAATTGTTGCCAAAGTAGGCCTGCCTTGTTTTGTAAAAGCAAATAAAGCCGGTAGTAGTTTTGGGATTAGTAAAGTGCATAAAAAAGAAGATTTACAACAGGCTATTGCTGTTGCTTTTAAGGAAGATGATGAGATTATAATAGAATCGTTTTTAGATGGTGTAGAAGTATCCGTAGGTGTGATTACTTATAAAGGTGAAACTAAGGTGTTACCCATTACAGAAATTGTAAGCGAGAACGATTTTTTTGACTACGAAGCCAAATATTTAGGTAAATCTCAAGAAATTACGCCTGCTAGATTAACAAAAACACAAGAAGAACAGGTCAATACCGTTGCAAAAAAGGTATATGAGGTTTTAAAAATGAAAGGATTTTCTAGAAGTGAGTTTATATTTAAAGATGGCGAGCCACATTTATTAGAAATGAATACCATTCCTGGATTAACAACCGCTAGTATTTTACCGCAACAAGCTAAAGCTGCTGGCATAACTATGGAAGACCTATTTAGTAGCGCTATTGAAGAAGCTTTAAAATAA
- the coaD gene encoding pantetheine-phosphate adenylyltransferase — MRRALFPGSFDPITLGHYDIIKRGIKLFDEVIVAIGVNSEKKYMFSLEERKRFLEDTFKDEPKVKIVTYKGLTIDFCKVVDAQFILRGLRNPADFEFEKAIAHTNRKLSKIETVFLLTAARTSYISSSIVREVIRNNGDYTVLVPDSVRTKH, encoded by the coding sequence ATGAGACGCGCACTTTTTCCAGGATCTTTTGATCCGATTACATTAGGTCATTACGATATCATTAAACGAGGCATCAAACTTTTTGACGAAGTTATTGTTGCTATTGGTGTCAATTCTGAAAAAAAATATATGTTTTCTTTAGAAGAAAGAAAACGCTTTTTAGAAGATACTTTTAAGGACGAACCAAAAGTAAAAATTGTAACCTATAAAGGCTTAACTATCGATTTTTGTAAAGTTGTAGATGCCCAATTTATTTTACGTGGTTTGCGTAATCCTGCAGATTTTGAATTCGAAAAAGCAATTGCACATACCAACCGTAAACTTTCTAAAATTGAAACGGTCTTTTTGCTAACTGCTGCAAGAACCAGCTATATCTCTTCTTCTATTGTTAGAGAGGTTATTAGAAACAATGGAGATTACACTGTTTTAGTACCCGATAGTGTTAGGACAAAACATTAG
- a CDS encoding SulP family inorganic anion transporter: MTEFIRKIIPNAKDDVLAGITVSLAMIPEVVAFAFVAQIDPLMALSGAFIIGLITAIFGGRPGLISGAAGAVAVIFVTMIADGHTKGMLMDTPIENMGFFYLMGCVVLMGIIQILAGVFKLGRFVRLIPHPVMMGFVNGLSIVIFMAQVKMFSHKSLQISDAGVKEYISTYMQGSELYIMIGLVLLTMGIIWGLPKLTKKLPAALTAILVTSLIVIGFNMDVSTVGSYIVEGGGTGLKGEFPTPNMELWEKLPFNLDTLKFIALPAFLAASVGLIESLMTMNLVDELTETRGNGNRECVAQGAGNIVSGLFGGTGGCGMIGQTVININAGGRGRLSGIMMAVTLLSFILFADQLIEMVPIAALVGVMFMMVIETFAWSSFRILKKIPKSDAVVLITVSLVTVFVDLAVAVFIGVIISALVFAWENATKIRARKRIKADGTKIYEIWGPLFFGSIQAFNEKFDAKNDPEKVEIDFVESRISDHSALEAIFNLVEKYEKEGKQIRLKHLSEDCKVLLYKSSPKFREVVVEDIDDPRYHLAANPEDFPKPLSEYKF; encoded by the coding sequence ATGACTGAGTTTATTAGAAAAATAATCCCGAATGCAAAGGATGATGTATTAGCAGGAATAACAGTGTCTCTAGCTATGATTCCAGAGGTGGTGGCATTTGCTTTTGTGGCACAAATTGATCCATTAATGGCATTATCTGGTGCGTTTATAATTGGATTAATTACCGCTATTTTTGGTGGAAGACCAGGTTTGATATCTGGAGCAGCAGGAGCGGTAGCCGTTATTTTTGTAACGATGATTGCCGATGGGCATACTAAAGGAATGTTGATGGATACACCTATTGAAAATATGGGGTTTTTCTACCTAATGGGGTGTGTCGTGTTAATGGGGATAATACAAATTTTAGCAGGTGTTTTTAAACTAGGACGTTTTGTGCGTTTGATTCCGCATCCAGTAATGATGGGGTTTGTAAACGGGTTGTCTATTGTAATTTTTATGGCACAAGTCAAAATGTTCTCTCATAAATCATTACAAATTTCTGATGCAGGTGTAAAGGAATACATTAGTACGTACATGCAAGGGTCAGAGTTATATATCATGATTGGGTTAGTGTTACTAACAATGGGTATTATTTGGGGATTACCTAAACTAACTAAAAAATTGCCAGCAGCATTAACGGCTATATTGGTGACTAGTTTAATAGTTATTGGTTTTAATATGGATGTGTCTACCGTTGGATCTTATATTGTTGAAGGTGGTGGTACAGGTTTAAAAGGAGAATTTCCAACACCAAACATGGAGCTTTGGGAGAAATTACCTTTTAATTTAGATACTTTAAAGTTTATTGCACTACCTGCATTTTTAGCAGCATCTGTTGGATTAATTGAGTCTTTAATGACTATGAATTTAGTGGACGAGTTAACAGAAACTAGAGGAAACGGGAACAGAGAATGTGTCGCACAAGGTGCCGGAAATATTGTTTCTGGGCTATTTGGTGGTACCGGTGGTTGTGGTATGATTGGTCAAACAGTTATTAATATTAATGCTGGTGGACGTGGAAGATTATCTGGTATTATGATGGCGGTAACCTTACTATCTTTTATATTATTTGCTGATCAGTTGATAGAAATGGTGCCAATTGCAGCGTTAGTTGGTGTTATGTTTATGATGGTTATTGAAACATTTGCATGGTCAAGTTTTAGAATATTAAAGAAAATACCTAAGTCTGATGCAGTGGTTCTTATTACAGTGTCTTTAGTAACAGTGTTTGTAGATTTAGCAGTGGCTGTATTTATTGGAGTCATAATTTCAGCATTAGTATTTGCATGGGAAAACGCAACTAAAATTAGGGCAAGAAAACGTATCAAAGCAGACGGAACTAAGATTTACGAAATCTGGGGACCATTATTTTTTGGAAGTATCCAAGCATTTAATGAGAAGTTTGATGCTAAAAACGATCCTGAAAAAGTGGAGATAGATTTTGTCGAATCTAGAATTAGCGACCATTCTGCTTTAGAAGCTATTTTTAATCTAGTAGAAAAGTATGAAAAAGAAGGAAAGCAAATCCGTTTAAAGCATTTAAGCGAAGATTGTAAAGTGCTACTATATAAATCTAGTCCTAAGTTTAGAGAAGTGGTTGTAGAGGATATAGACGATCCTAGATATCATTTAGCAGCTAATCCTGAGGATTTCCCTAAGCCTTTGTCAGAATATAAGTTTTAG